One part of the Silurus meridionalis isolate SWU-2019-XX chromosome 26, ASM1480568v1, whole genome shotgun sequence genome encodes these proteins:
- the cdca9 gene encoding LOW QUALITY PROTEIN: borealin-2 (The sequence of the model RefSeq protein was modified relative to this genomic sequence to represent the inferred CDS: inserted 1 base in 1 codon), which produces MAARRTRKGSQSSEGLQRDQAADKLRKRKALFIQQFEKEAQERINEMEAKMDKLMXTLDRAVKIEMMKLPQSLHTTLIKDIMSAQDASVGDVTMAIGAVSPEISKPLSRKPSKKGKSSTTTTVAAQRSTGLKTDDNKEKTKKKMQASNSTGNLRCVSTISAKRTQGRVMKLSDQTLLLGGNMRFQSRSLSDDLSGLATATITTSLGETLFLSEETKDEVKLELLDELALCQMQKIKELMEYLCNKVKLKNAP; this is translated from the exons ATGGCTGCCAGAAGAACTCGTAAAGGAAGTCAAAGCTCTGAAGGTCTCCAGAGAGACCAAGCAGCTGATAAACTCAGGAAAAGGAAAGCACTGTTCATCCAGCAGTTTGAGAAAGaag CACaggaaagaataaatgaaatggAGGCCAAAATGGATAAATTAA GCACACTGGACAGAGCAGTGAAAATAGAGATGATGAAACTGCCTCAGTCGCTTCATACAACGCTGATTAAAGATATAATGAGTG CACAGGATGCATCTGTTGGGGACGTTACAATGGCTATTGGG GCTGTGTCTCCGGAGATTAGCAAGCCACTCAGCAGAAAGCCCAGCAAAAAAG GTAAGTCAAGTACCACAACGACAGTAGCAGCCCAAAGATCTACAGGTCTCAAGACTGATGATAATAAGG aaaAGACCAAGAAGAAAATGCAGGCCAGTAACAGCACTGGGAATTTAAG ATGTGTGTCAACAATCAGTGCTAAAAGAACTCAAGGTCGTGTGATGAAGCTGAGTGACCAAACTCTTCTGCTAGGTGGTAATATGAG aTTTCAAAGTCGGTCATTAAGTGACGATCTCTCAGGACTTGCTACTGCCACGATCACAACCTCTCTTGGAGAG ACCTTGTTCCTGTCGGAGGAGACTAAAGATGAAGTTAAACTTGAACTGTTGGATGAGCTGGCTTTATGCCAGATGCAAAAGATTAAG GAGCTGATGGAGTACCTGTGCAACAAAGTCAAGCTGAAAAATGCTCCCTAA
- the dnaja2a gene encoding dnaJ homolog subfamily A member 2a has translation MANVADTKLYDILGVSPSASENELKKAYRKLAKEYHPDKNPNAGDKFKEISFAYEVLTNPEKKELYDRYGEQGLREGGGGGPGMDDIFSHIFGGGLFGFMGGQGRSRNGGRRRGEDMVHPLKVSLEDLYNGKTTKLQLSKNVLCSTCNGQGGKTGAVQKCVTCRGRGMRIMIRQLAPGMVQQMQSVCTDCNGEGEVISEKDRCKKCEGKKVVKDVKILEVHVDKGMKHGQKITFGGEADQAPGVEPGDIVLVLQEKEHETYKRDGHDLHMTHKIGLAEALCGFQFVLKHLDGRQIVVKYPAGKVIEPGSSRVVRGEGMPHYRNPFEKGDLFIKFDVQFPENNWISPKKLSELEDLLPSRSEAPVISGETEEVDLQEFDMSQSSSGSHRREAYNDSSDEEGGHHGPGVQCAHQ, from the exons ATGGCGAACGTTGCTGACACAAAACTCTACGACATTCTCGGCGTGTCTCCTTCAGCGTCCGAAAATGAGCTTAAGAAG gcCTACCGCAAATTAGCTAAGGAGTATCACCCTGACAAGAACCCAAATGCTGGAGACAAG ttcaaaGAGATCAGCTTTGCGTATGAAGTGCTAACTAACCCAGAGAAGAAGGAGCTCTACGACCGTTATGGAGAACAAGGACTGCGAGAAGGGGGCGGAGGAGGACCCGGCATGGACGACATCTTCTCTCACATTTTCGGTGGTGGCCTCTTTGGCTTTATGGGTGGTCAGGGACGCAGCCGAAACGGTGGCCGGCGGAGAGGGGAGGACATGGTTCACCCTCTCAA gGTATCACTTGAAGATCTATATAATGGCAAAACAACTAAATTACAACTGAGCAAGAATGTTCTTTGTAGCACTTGTAATGG CCAGGGGGGGAAGACTGGTGCAGTGCAGAAGTGTGTGACTTGCCGGGGACGTGGTATGCGCATCATGATCAGACAGCTGGCTCCTGGAATGGTCCAACAGATGCAGTCTGTCTGCACTGACTGCAATGGTGAAG GGGAGGTGATCAGTGAGAAGGACCGCTGTAAAAAGTGTGAGGGGAAAAAGGTGGTAAAGGATGTAAAGATCCTGGAGGTGCATGTGGACAAAGGCATGAAACACGGCCAGAAGATTACTTTTGGTGGAGAAGCGGATCAGGCGCCTGGTGTGGAACCTGGAGACATTGTCCTCGTTCTGCAGGAGAAGGAGCATGAG acatataAAAGAGATGGACATGACCTGCACATGACTCATAAGATCGGCCTGGCTGAAGCGCTTTGTGGATTTCAGTTTGTCCTGAAGCATCTGGATGGCAGACAGATTGTGGTGAAATATCCAGCTGGCAAAGTCATCGAGCCAG GTTCTTCCAGAGTTGTGAGAGGTGAGGGGATGCCACATTACCGCAACCCCTTTGAGAAAGGAGATCTATTCATCAAATTCGATGTTCAGTTTCCAGAAAACAACTGGATCAGTCCAAAGAAATTATCG GAATTGGAGGATCTGCTGCCCTCACGTTCTGAGGCTCCTGTAATCTCCGGTGAGACAGAGGAAGTGGACCTGCAGGAATTTGACATGAGCCAAAGCTCATCTGGCAGCCATCGGCGTGAAGCCTACAATGACAGTTCTGACGAAGAGGGTGGCCATCATGGCCCAGGGGTGCAGTGCGCCCATCAGTAA